The following are from one region of the Halarcobacter sp. genome:
- a CDS encoding metalloregulator ArsR/SmtB family transcription factor → MKVDTTCLRIEVNENLINHERDEVKRLDKVFSKEAKLYSLLGSEVRLKIVYLLLKYEKMCVCDISDILSMKQSPVSQHLRKLKDANILISKREGLMINYYISKEYKKELQNIGKVFEI, encoded by the coding sequence ATGAAAGTAGATACAACTTGTCTTAGAATTGAAGTAAATGAAAATCTAATTAATCATGAAAGAGATGAGGTAAAAAGATTAGACAAAGTGTTTTCAAAAGAGGCCAAACTTTACTCTTTATTAGGAAGTGAAGTAAGACTTAAAATAGTTTATTTACTTTTAAAATATGAAAAAATGTGTGTATGTGATATAAGTGATATTTTATCTATGAAGCAATCTCCTGTATCCCAACATCTTAGAAAATTAAAAGATGCAAATATTTTAATATCAAAAAGAGAAGGACTTATGATAAACTATTATATTTCTAAAGAATATAAAAAGGAATTACAAAATATAGGAAAGGTTTTTGAAATTTAA
- a CDS encoding DUF4198 domain-containing protein has translation MKKLILAGVFAVFANAHFLTFIPSTDNVTSKEESKITLDAMFIHPFEQTGMTMVKPKGIFYEKNKQSLPLSETKVFDHKAWKSSYEIKKPGVYKFYTIPEPYFEPAEGKYISHVPKVIVSSYGLEDGWDEPIGLTYEIIPLTKPFGLYAGNIFQGKVVYNGEAVSNVEVEVELYNEFNLKAPTDAHITQVVKTDDNGVFSFVMNHKGWWGFAALIEEGEKEYKGKKYPIENGALIWVKAY, from the coding sequence ATGAAAAAACTGATTTTAGCTGGAGTATTTGCAGTGTTTGCAAATGCTCACTTTCTTACTTTTATCCCATCTACTGATAATGTTACTTCAAAAGAGGAATCTAAAATAACTTTAGATGCTATGTTTATTCATCCTTTTGAGCAAACTGGTATGACAATGGTTAAACCAAAGGGTATTTTTTATGAAAAAAATAAACAATCTTTACCTTTAAGTGAAACAAAAGTGTTTGACCATAAAGCTTGGAAAAGTAGTTATGAGATAAAAAAACCTGGTGTTTACAAGTTTTATACAATCCCTGAGCCATATTTTGAGCCTGCTGAGGGAAAATATATCTCTCATGTACCTAAAGTTATTGTATCTTCATATGGATTAGAAGATGGTTGGGATGAACCAATTGGTTTAACTTATGAAATTATCCCTTTAACAAAGCCTTTTGGACTATATGCAGGGAATATTTTTCAAGGAAAAGTTGTATATAATGGTGAAGCTGTTTCAAATGTAGAGGTTGAAGTTGAATTATATAATGAATTTAATTTAAAAGCACCAACTGATGCCCACATTACACAAGTTGTAAAAACAGACGACAATGGAGTATTTTCTTTTGTTATGAACCACAAAGGGTGGTGGGGATTTGCTGCACTTATAGAAGAGGGTGAGAAGGAATACAAAGGGAAAAAATATCCTATTGAAAATGGTGCTTTAATTTGGGTAAAGGCTTATTAG
- a CDS encoding SO_0444 family Cu/Zn efflux transporter: MEILQNFFANFLDLLNAMSIYIIIGLFFAGILKQLIPDTFVSSHLGKDSTSSVIKATLFGIPLPVCSCSVIPLAQGLKKEGASKGAVQSFLISTPITGVDSILATYSLFGFVFTLYRVVSSVIIAITVGLVQNLFEKKDTKDTNENMEEPQSCCSSSNSSSTSSCCSSNSTTTSSCCSSSSSKKGFSFIAVLKYGYGTLFNDMAKALIIGLILGALFVTFTPKEYTQMLFENQFLTYIVVMLFAMPLYTCATASLPIAAAFMIQGMSPGAVFIFLTAGPATSAVTMSVVYKMLGKTALIVYLVVIAIMALLFGYLYDTFFKELSLLTISIDNEEVSIFNIIASIAMIALIVYHIFKDKFNKKETSCCDTNETCSSSKPTPNKLQANKPQNSFVSKGGFSPNQNTSFKTKL, translated from the coding sequence ATGGAAATATTACAAAATTTTTTTGCAAACTTTTTAGATTTATTAAATGCAATGTCAATATATATAATCATTGGTTTATTTTTTGCAGGTATTTTAAAACAACTAATACCAGATACTTTTGTCTCTTCACATCTTGGAAAAGATTCAACAAGCTCAGTTATAAAAGCAACACTTTTTGGAATACCTTTACCTGTTTGTTCTTGCTCTGTAATCCCTTTGGCACAAGGACTAAAAAAAGAGGGTGCTAGTAAGGGTGCAGTTCAAAGTTTCTTAATCTCAACTCCTATTACGGGAGTAGATTCTATTTTAGCAACATACTCATTATTTGGATTTGTATTCACTTTATATAGAGTTGTTTCTTCTGTAATTATAGCTATTACAGTTGGATTAGTTCAAAATCTGTTTGAAAAAAAAGATACAAAAGATACTAATGAAAATATGGAAGAGCCTCAAAGCTGTTGTAGTAGTTCAAACTCTAGTTCTACATCTAGCTGTTGCAGTTCTAATTCCACTACAACATCGAGTTGTTGCAGTAGTTCAAGTAGTAAAAAAGGCTTTTCGTTTATAGCTGTACTAAAATATGGATATGGAACTCTTTTTAATGATATGGCAAAAGCCTTGATTATAGGTCTTATACTTGGTGCTTTATTTGTGACTTTTACACCAAAAGAGTATACACAAATGCTTTTTGAAAATCAGTTTTTGACATATATTGTAGTTATGCTTTTTGCTATGCCTTTATATACTTGTGCAACAGCATCTTTACCAATAGCAGCTGCTTTTATGATTCAAGGAATGTCACCTGGAGCTGTTTTTATATTTTTAACAGCAGGACCTGCAACTAGTGCTGTTACTATGAGTGTAGTTTATAAAATGCTTGGAAAAACAGCACTTATAGTTTATCTTGTAGTTATTGCTATTATGGCTTTATTATTTGGATATTTATATGATACATTTTTTAAAGAATTAAGCTTATTAACAATCTCAATAGACAATGAAGAGGTATCTATATTTAATATAATAGCTTCTATAGCTATGATAGCTTTAATTGTCTATCATATATTTAAAGATAAGTTTAATAAAAAAGAGACTTCATGTTGTGATACAAATGAGACGTGTTCATCTTCAAAGCCAACACCAAATAAACTTCAAGCAAACAAACCACAAAATAGTTTTGTATCAAAGGGTGGCTTCAGTCCAAATCAAAATACAAGTTTTAAAACAAAGCTTTAA